A section of the Leptospira kobayashii genome encodes:
- a CDS encoding DUF1579 domain-containing protein, which produces MSKEKFELSKKEGIHKELASLAGEWKGRMFTIFEKGKIANEADVSGTMKLVLGGRFILHEYKSSFGDDPIEGIAIYGYHIDRKKFESAWIESFGMGTAIMFSQGTHSDTEISFLGHYEDPSSDSKWGWKTTIQKIDENQILIVAENFSPEGREAGGVKIIYHRI; this is translated from the coding sequence ATGAGCAAAGAAAAATTCGAATTATCCAAAAAAGAAGGAATTCATAAAGAACTGGCTTCTCTTGCGGGAGAGTGGAAAGGAAGAATGTTTACCATATTCGAAAAGGGAAAAATTGCGAATGAAGCGGACGTTTCCGGTACCATGAAACTTGTACTAGGTGGAAGATTCATTTTGCATGAATACAAAAGTAGCTTCGGAGACGATCCCATCGAAGGAATCGCTATTTACGGATATCATATAGATCGTAAAAAATTCGAATCCGCATGGATCGAAAGCTTCGGAATGGGAACCGCCATTATGTTTTCGCAAGGGACACATTCCGATACTGAGATTTCCTTTTTAGGCCATTACGAAGATCCTTCTTCCGATTCCAAATGGGGTTGGAAAACAACGATTCAAAAAATCGACGAAAACCAAATCCTCATCGTAGCGGAAAATTTTTCTCCCGAAGGCAGAGAAGCAGGCGGAGTCAAAATCATATACCATCGGATTTAA